AAATAGTCCAATCGGTATTATTATTTGCATTATCGGCACATTTGTTACAGTTGGATACGGTTTTGTAACAAAAAGAAAAATGCGCAAATCACAATAACGCTAAAAAGTAAGAAGCTTATACACAGCCTCTTACTTTTTTTGTTGCTCTCATATAAACGATAACACTTCTTCATACACTCCTGGTTTTGCAACTAACACACTGCTCTTCTCTATGATAGAAAGTGGCGCTCCAGAGAATGTCGTCACCTTACCTCCAACTTCTTCTACAATTATCTGCCCTCCGCCAAAATCCCATGGTGATAATCTCGGCGTTACATATGCATCTATTCTTCCTGTTGCAACGTATACCATCTCTAATGCTGCACAGCCATATGACCTTGTGCCCCTTGCTTTCTTAACAAGTGCCATCATACTTTCCATATTAAGCAATGGATTATCTGTAAGCCATATCGCATTTAAAGCTACAATACCTTGCTCTACAGTTCCTTTTTCCAATGGAGGAATTGATATATCATTACAAAAAGCTCCAGATCCCTTGACTGCATGATATAGCTCATCATGCACTGGATCATATATAAGTCCAATCTTTCCGATACCGTTCTCATAAATCCCAATTGAAATCGCAAAATTTCTTTTTTGATGAACAAAGTTCATCGTGCCGTCAATTGGATCAATTAACCAAACAACCCCGTCAGAAGACGTTATCTCGTCTCCATAACCCTCTTCTCCTAAAATATTATGATTCGGGAATGTTTCTTTAATTTTCCCAATTAAAAACTGTTCTATCTCTCGGTCCATATTTGTAACTAAGTCAGCTGCATTTGATTTTGTTTCTATAATAAGTGCTTTTTTCATTGATGCCATTAAATGCTCTCCTGCATCCCGAATCCACCGTTTGGCGTGTGCATCGATGTCTTTCCATACTTCTTGCATGTTTAAACACTCCGATCTATACTGTTCACAGAAAAAACGAACCCTTTATAAGGTTCGCACCAACTAATTTTTTATACATATACTATTATTACGCTTCTAAACGAATCATTTCAAGTCTTAATACTTCTAACTTTTGTACACACTCTTCTTTTTTCTGGTTATCATCTTCCATCATCGCATCATATAAAGTTGCTAATTCATAATCTAGCTCCAAACGTAGCACCGGTATTCTCTTTTCAGCATCTGTTCTCTTTAACGCATTAATCACCTGTCTCATATTATTTGCCTCCTCCCAATATTCGTCTGCCCTCGGACTAGAATTAATTCAATTTTCTGATTTTTTGTTTTATACTATACTATGTTGGATAAATCATCTATGCAACAAAATTATATTTTTTTATTTAAATTTTTTTGTGCTGTTTTTTT
This DNA window, taken from Bacillus cereus ATCC 14579, encodes the following:
- a CDS encoding DUF5325 family protein, coding for MEHIQYRFLLTAIIGVIFLIGIGIMIAENSPIGIIICIIGTFVTVGYGFVTKRKMRKSQ
- a CDS encoding inositol monophosphatase family protein — its product is MQEVWKDIDAHAKRWIRDAGEHLMASMKKALIIETKSNAADLVTNMDREIEQFLIGKIKETFPNHNILGEEGYGDEITSSDGVVWLIDPIDGTMNFVHQKRNFAISIGIYENGIGKIGLIYDPVHDELYHAVKGSGAFCNDISIPPLEKGTVEQGIVALNAIWLTDNPLLNMESMMALVKKARGTRSYGCAALEMVYVATGRIDAYVTPRLSPWDFGGGQIIVEEVGGKVTTFSGAPLSIIEKSSVLVAKPGVYEEVLSFI